One Sphingomonas endolithica genomic window, CGTCCGATGCCGAGCCATAATTGGCAATGCCGTTCAGCCGGTAGCCGTTTTCCGGCACGCTGCGCGGGATGCGCGTATCGACCACGTTGACCACACCACCTACGGCCGACGATCCGAACAGCAAGGCGGAAGGGCCGCGCAGCACCTCGATGCGCTCGGCAAGCAGCGGATCGATGATCACCGCATGATCGGCGGAGGTGTTCGACACGTCGATCGAGCCGATCCCGTCGGTCAGCACGCGGATGCGCTCGCCCTGGAAGCCGCGCAGGATCGGGCGCGAGGCGTTCGGGCCGAAGGACGAGGCCGACACACCCGGCTGCCGCGCCAGCGTCTCGCCGATCGTCGGGCGCAGCTGGCGGGTCAGTTCTTCACCGGTCAGGATCGACGTGCCCTGCAGGACGTCCGCCTCGCTCTGCCGGACCGGCGCGGTGACGATCACGTCTTGCGGTGTTGTGCTGGCCGCTGGTGCGGGTGAGGTGCTCTGTGCCGCTGCTGGAAGAGCGACGGACATTGCACTGCCGGCGAGCAGGAGGTAACGAATCATGGTGCGACCCTTCTATTGTCTTGTGCAGCGCAATAGATGTGATGATACAAAGTCACAAGCCGCTTCGGCGCGCTTTTGCGCCACTTCGTCAGCGTTGGTCGCGCGCGTTACTTTGCTAGAGCTGCCTCAGGACTGGGACGACTTCAGCACGGATTGGCCGGCGCGGCGGATGCGGATCGACGCGCCGATTCCCCACCACATCAGCGCCCACAAAGCGCCGAAGCTCCAGCCGATCAGCACGTCGCTTGGCCAATGCACGCCGAGATAGACGCGGCTGCAACCGATCGCACCGACGATCAGCGCCGCGACGACGATGATATAGCCGCGCACGACGCGTCCCGGCACGATCTGCATCACCAAGGCGGCCAGCGTCAGGTATACGATCGCGCTGCTCGTGGCATGGCCGCTGGGGAAGCTGGCCGACGAGACCTGAACGAGGTGATCGACCACGTCGGGCCGCGGGCGGGCGACGAGCGACTTGGCGACGGCGACCGCAATCGCGCCGCTGATCGTGCCGCCGAGCCCCAGCAGCATCGTCAGCCACAATTGCCGCAGTGCCAGGAACAAGGCGACGATCACCGTCACCAGTGTCAGCACCGTCACGCCACCGAGCGCGGTGATGTCGATCATCGCCGCCTTGAGCCATGCGGGGCCAATCGCCGCGCCGTGCATCGTCCCATGACGGGTCCACAACATGATCTGCCGCTCGACACCGAATTGCCAGCCATGATCGATCGAGGCGCCCACCGCGCCGACCAACAATATGGCGATCGCGAGTGCGGCGGCGGAGATCAGCAGCCACGGCGGATGCCGCACGTTGCCGGGCACCACGCCGCGGGTGTCGGCGCCATGGGCGTGCAGCGGATCGGTGGAGGGGAGAGGATCGGCAGTCATACTCAACAACCGTATTTGGTGGGCCCGTCGGGATTCGAACCCGAGACCTACAGATTAAAAGTCCGTTGCTCTACCAACTGAGCTACGGGCCCGACCAAGTCCCGCGCGTTACGAGCGGTGGGGGCGGCGGTCAACCGCTCGCGCGCGTGCGGCAAGCTGGCGGACGGTGCGGCCGGTCTGCGGATCGCGCCAATCGGGGGCGATGCGGGCGAGCGGATCGAGCACGAAGCGCCGCGCGCGAAAGGCCACATGTGGCACGGACAGCCCGGTGCTCCGCCAGATACCGCCCGACCACAGGATGATGTCGAGATCGATCACCCGCGCGCCCCAGCGTTGCCCAGATCGACGACCGAAACGCTGTTCGAGCCCCTTCAGGCGGGCGAGCAGAACCGGCGGCGGCTCGGCGCTGTCGATCAGCGCGACCGCATTGGCGAAGCGGCGGATTGACGGGCCGAGTGGTGCGCTGACGATGATCGGCGAGGCGCTTAGCGGGGCGAGGGCGGATAGCGCCGCGGCGACCTCGCGTTCCGGCGAGCCGTGGCGGCCGCGACGATTCGATCCGATCGCGATGGCGTACCGATAAGGCACGTGGCTTTGCCCAGTCGGAATCGCTCCAGCGCTCATGCGGGAATCATGATCACGAAGGCCGCACCGCGGCCGGATGGCGCGATGTCGATCGTTCCGCCGGTGGCGGCGAGCAGCGAGCGGGCGATCGGCAGCCCGAGCCCGGTGCCGCCCGCCGCGCGGTTGCCGGTGAAGAAGGGTTCGAACAGGCGATCGCGATCGGCGTCGATTCCCGGTCCGTCGTCCGCCACGGTGATGCTGATCCCGCTTGGAGCGGGCAGGAGCGCGATCGTCAGCGCGGTGGCGCCGGCCTGGCGGCTATTCTCCGCCAGGGTGGTCAGCACGGTTTCCAGCACGTCGTCGGCGATCCGCGCCTGCGGCAAATCGTGTGGCGCCGTCACCACGATGTGCAGGCCACCACCATCGATCCGCCGGGCGACAGCGGCGGCATCGCTGCGCACGTCGGGCGCAATGCTCAGCATGTCGGCGCGGGCCATGTCGAGCAGGCGCTGGACGAGACGCGACAGGCGATCGGTGTCCTTGGCGGCATTGTCCAGGAAGCGCAGCCGGTCGGCACGCGGCATCGTGTCGCCATGATCCTGCAGCAGCTCGATCACGCCGTTGATCCCAGCGAGCGGTGTCTTGAATTCGTGCGACACGGCGGCGGCGAAATCGCGCAGATAG contains:
- a CDS encoding phosphatase PAP2 family protein, which produces MTADPLPSTDPLHAHGADTRGVVPGNVRHPPWLLISAAALAIAILLVGAVGASIDHGWQFGVERQIMLWTRHGTMHGAAIGPAWLKAAMIDITALGGVTVLTLVTVIVALFLALRQLWLTMLLGLGGTISGAIAVAVAKSLVARPRPDVVDHLVQVSSASFPSGHATSSAIVYLTLAALVMQIVPGRVVRGYIIVVAALIVGAIGCSRVYLGVHWPSDVLIGWSFGALWALMWWGIGASIRIRRAGQSVLKSSQS
- the folK gene encoding 2-amino-4-hydroxy-6-hydroxymethyldihydropteridine diphosphokinase, with protein sequence MSAGAIPTGQSHVPYRYAIAIGSNRRGRHGSPEREVAAALSALAPLSASPIIVSAPLGPSIRRFANAVALIDSAEPPPVLLARLKGLEQRFGRRSGQRWGARVIDLDIILWSGGIWRSTGLSVPHVAFRARRFVLDPLARIAPDWRDPQTGRTVRQLAARARAVDRRPHRS